A region of the Neomicrococcus lactis genome:
TTTCATTAGCTCCAGGGCATCTGCCTCTTCCATGACTCCTAGCCTTGAAGCATGGGGCGACATCTTTGGGAAGAATCCAGACCATCATCAGCAGTCCAACCACCTCCAGACGACCACCAATCAGCCGATCTCGACGAGCACACTCCTGTCCTCTTCACGACGGGCTCACGGTTCGCTGGCTTGCGCGATCGTCTCTCTGCGCTCTTTCGGGTTGCTCCACATCAGGGAGACGAACCCCGGGGCGTTGACATCGCGTGGCGGGTCAAAAGAGGGGCGGTTCTATGCCTTCTGGTCGGAGCTTTGCTGTGGATTGGGGTGAGCTTGTGGATTCGTCCCCTTCCGCAGGCTCAGGACCTCGGCAGCATCAAACGCGATGACCCGCCCATAGTTTCTGATGCCCCAGAAGATCAAGCGTCCGCGGCAACAGCAGCAACAGCAACAGCAACAGCAACAGCGTCGTCGAAAACAAGCGCAACCACAAACGCATCCGCGTCTGAAAATGCGTCCGCCTCCGCACCAGGATCTTCATCTGGCTCTGGCTCCACGGTGACGGTTTCTGTTCAAGGATCGGTGAAACATCCAGGCCTCTATACAGTTGCGAGTGGAGAACGCTGGGGAATGGTGCTCACAAAAGCAGGCGGTGTTCTCAAAGATGCAGACATCCGATCCATCAACCTTGCCGAGCAGGCACAAGATGGCCAGCAGCTCTACGTTCCCAAGGTCAACGAGACCGTTGCACCCGCTGCTGCGCCCACTACGGGATCGCCCGCCCATGTACCAGGCGCACCAGCGGCTGCGGATGCTACTGTCGGCGCCACTCGTCAGGTGACGTCGACGGTAGTCAACATCAATCTTGCTACTGCAGCAGAGCTGGAAGCCTTGCCCGGCGTGGGTCCCGCGTTATCCCAACGCATTGTCGAGTTCAGAGAACAAAATGGCCCGTTCAAATCAGCTGCTGAACTCGATGCCGTCTCTGGCATCGGCCCCGCGATGCTGAAGAAGCTCGAAGGCCTCATCGGTTTCTGATGAAGGAGAAACTTCCCAAGCTCGAGCTGCGGACTGCATGGCTGGCCATCGGCTCTTGGATCACGGCGCTCATACTCTTACCTTCGTCGCTAGAAGTCACCATCGCTGTCTTCATTGGGGGAGCTCTTTCCAGTGCGCTGTCGATCTGGGTTCTTACTCGTGGAGTAGGGCTCGTTTCATGGTTCGCTCCGCTGTGGTCGCCGATGGCACTAGCTGTCGCCGGAGCTACCGTCATTGCCGGAGTCATTTGCCTGCATCAGCAGGATGCCCGTAACTCGCCGCTAACTGGGCTCATTCAGAACTCAACCGTGGCGCGTCTTGAGATCGAACTTCTGGATGCTCCACGAGCCACCACTATGAACACTCCAGGTGGCAGGGAAAGCACGGGGCTCGTCAAGGAGCTCTCCGGCAATGATTCTTCAACGCTGTCGGGAGATCCGCACCACGATAGTTCGAGTCCAGCACGTGCCGGTGAAGGAGCCCACGCCGGTGAAGGAACCCGTGCAGGTGAAGAAGCCCGTACAGGTAAAGCAATGAGTCCCGGCACGCAAAAGAAGCCGAACGCGTGGCTCGC
Encoded here:
- a CDS encoding ComEA family DNA-binding protein, with the protein product MTVSVQGSVKHPGLYTVASGERWGMVLTKAGGVLKDADIRSINLAEQAQDGQQLYVPKVNETVAPAAAPTTGSPAHVPGAPAAADATVGATRQVTSTVVNINLATAAELEALPGVGPALSQRIVEFREQNGPFKSAAELDAVSGIGPAMLKKLEGLIGF